A genomic stretch from Arachis stenosperma cultivar V10309 chromosome 3, arast.V10309.gnm1.PFL2, whole genome shotgun sequence includes:
- the LOC130970243 gene encoding phloretin 4'-O-glucosyltransferase-like gives MNMVRRHRHHHFLVVPYPVQGHINPALQFSKRLLSFGANVTLLTTLYMHRRMSSTNSSTFGLSILPFSDGHDAGFTASASSEYSLYFSELRRRGTDFVTDLILSNAKQGHPFTCVVYTLLQTWAAEVARGFHLPTALLWIQPATVFDIFYHYFHGYGGYIDGKTSDPSSYNEAIIELPGLAPSLVLAPRDMPAFLLPLSSKFTPVMFTLFEEQFRYLDMETKPAMVLLNTFEELEAKTLRAVDDKLNLNMMPIGPLISSAYLDGRDLNDASFAGDMFHSSDDDHYIEWLESKAEMSVVYVSFGSVCVVPKKQMEEIARALLDCGGPFLWVIREKVKVEGREEEEEEGLSCMEEVKMKGKIVKWCSQVEVLSHRSVRCFVTHCGWNSVMESLVSGVPMVAFPQGVEQRTNAKLIEDVWKTGVRVDHSVNEEGMVEADEIGRCLDIVMGNGEKGNELRKNAEKWKCLGREAVKEGGSSNKNLRNFLDDVGEECLLNEDVFFIK, from the coding sequence ATGAACATGGTACGCCGCCATCGCCACCACCATTTCCTGGTGGTGCCTTACCCTGTACAGGGTCACATAAACCCCGCTCTCCAATTCTCAAAGCGCTTACTCTCTTTCGGCGCAAATGTCACTCTCTTAACAACCCTCTACATGCACCGCCGCATGTCAAGCACCAACTCCTCCACCTTCGGCCTCTCCATTCTTCCCTTCTCCGACGGCCACGACGCCGGCTTCACTGCCTCCGCCAGCTCCGAATATTCCCTCTACTTCTCGGAACTCAGGCGCCGCGGCACCGACTTCGTAACCGATCTCATACTCTCAAACGCCAAACAAGGTCATCCTTTCACATGCGTAGTCTACACACTCCTACAAACATGGGCCGCAGAGGTGGCGCGTGGGTTCCACCTCCCCACGGCGCTTCTCTGGATTCAACCGGCCACAGTGTTCGACATCTTCTACCATTACTTTCACGGGTACGGCGGTTACATCGACGGCAAAACCAGTGATCCTTCGAGTTACAACGAAGCCATCATAGAACTACCAGGGTTGGCACCGTCGCTAGTGCTAGCACCCCGTGACATGCCGGCGTTTTTATTGCCGTTGAGTTCCAAATTTACCCCCGTGATGTTTACGTTGTTTGAAGAACAGTTTCGCTACCTTGACATGGAAACGAAACCAGCAATGGTTCTTCTCAACACCTTTGAAGAATTGGAGGCAAAGACTTTGAGGGCTGTTGATGATAAGTTGAATTTGAACATGATGCCAATTGGACCGTTGATTTCTTCAGCTTATTTGGACGGCAGAGATCTCAATGACGCTTCATTTGCCGGTGATATGTTTCATTCCTCCGATGATGACCACTACATTGAATGGTTGGAGTCAAAGGCAGAGATGTCAGTGGTTTACGTGTCGTTTGGGAGCGTGTGTGTTGTGCCCAAGAAGCAGATGGAGGAAATTGCACGTGCGCTATTAGATTGTGGGGGTCCGTTCTTGTGGGTGATTAGAGAAAAGGTTAAAGTTgaaggaagagaagaagaggaagaggaagggTTGAGTTGCATGGAGGAGGTGAAAATGAAGGGGAAGATAGTGAAGTGGTGTTCACAGGTTGAAGTTTTGTCGCATCGATCGGTGCGTTGTTTTGTGACACACTGTGGTTGGAATTCCGTGATGGAAAGCTTGGTTTCAGGGGTACCAATGGTGGCGTTTCCACAGGGTGTAGAGCAGAGGACGAATGCGAAGCTAATAGAAGATGTGTGGAAGACGGGGGTGAGAGTGGATCATAGTGTGAATGAGGAAGGGATGGTGGAAGCTGATGAAATTGGGAGGTGTTTGGATATTGTGATGGGGAATGGAGAGAAAGGAAATGAACTGAGAAAGAACGCAGAGAAATGGAAGTGTTTGGGTAGAGAAGCTGTTAAGGAAGGTGGCTCTTCCAACAAGAATCTGAGGAATTTTCTTGATGATGTGGGAGAAGAATGTCTTCTGAATGAGgatgttttttttataaaataa